From a single Endozoicomonas euniceicola genomic region:
- the malF gene encoding maltose ABC transporter permease MalF — MKQPQGAGGVLSGNGLKWALVAGIDIALLYIVTMMYAQGEIAFALVILLLGSIGTWVFTSEKAYNFRYVYPSLLGVILFVVFPLIYTVNIAFTNYSSTNLLPFERVKQIHLDKTYSSGEEKFALSLYQHNDAYQLQLTSKQNNDEAYTTEAFSVAQLPAAISANKSTIAEGDKLTMRDVIKLRGDLSQLTVMLPNQSELVMTSLREFGSMAPLFKEGDNQSLINNQTGDVYQPDHATGFYMSQDGERMAPGFTVYVGWDNFVRVLTDPGIQGPFWKILGWTVTHAGLTVLFTLIIGLMLACLVQWEPLKESGIYRVLLILPYAVPAFISILIFRGLFNQNFGEINMVLNSLFGISPEWFTNEYLAKAMILIVNCWLGYPYMMILTMGLLKAIPEDLYEASAIDGANPLHNLRHITVPMIIKPLIPLLIASFAFNFNNFVLINLLTGGGPNLIDASTPAGATDILVSYTFRIAFGSYGQDYGLASAIAGLIFVIVGVIAWANLKATSKLQEQ, encoded by the coding sequence ATGAAACAGCCACAGGGTGCCGGCGGAGTGCTGTCCGGCAATGGGCTAAAGTGGGCGCTTGTTGCTGGGATTGACATAGCGCTGTTGTATATCGTCACCATGATGTACGCACAGGGAGAGATCGCTTTTGCCCTTGTGATCCTGCTGCTGGGAAGTATCGGTACCTGGGTCTTCACCAGTGAAAAAGCCTATAACTTCCGCTACGTCTACCCCAGTCTGCTGGGGGTGATACTGTTTGTGGTATTCCCTCTGATTTATACCGTCAATATTGCCTTCACCAACTACAGCTCAACCAACCTGCTGCCGTTTGAGCGGGTTAAGCAGATTCATCTGGATAAAACCTACAGCAGTGGCGAGGAAAAGTTCGCCCTGAGCCTGTACCAGCACAACGACGCTTACCAGTTGCAACTGACCAGCAAACAAAACAACGACGAAGCTTACACGACAGAAGCCTTTTCCGTTGCTCAGTTGCCTGCTGCCATCAGCGCTAATAAGTCCACCATCGCTGAAGGCGACAAGCTGACTATGCGTGACGTGATCAAGCTGCGTGGCGATCTGAGTCAGCTGACCGTCATGTTGCCAAACCAGTCCGAACTGGTGATGACCAGCCTGCGCGAATTTGGCTCCATGGCACCTTTATTTAAAGAGGGCGACAACCAGAGTCTGATCAACAACCAGACCGGAGACGTTTATCAACCAGACCATGCAACCGGCTTCTATATGAGTCAGGATGGCGAGCGTATGGCACCCGGCTTCACGGTTTATGTTGGCTGGGATAACTTTGTCAGAGTACTCACCGATCCCGGCATTCAGGGCCCGTTCTGGAAAATCCTGGGCTGGACCGTTACCCATGCTGGCCTGACCGTGCTGTTTACCCTGATTATTGGTTTGATGCTGGCCTGTCTGGTGCAATGGGAGCCTCTGAAAGAAAGCGGCATCTATCGGGTATTGCTGATTCTTCCCTACGCGGTTCCTGCCTTTATATCCATCCTGATTTTCCGGGGTCTGTTCAACCAGAACTTTGGTGAAATCAATATGGTGCTCAACAGTCTGTTTGGCATAAGCCCTGAATGGTTCACCAATGAATACCTGGCCAAAGCCATGATCCTGATTGTGAACTGCTGGCTGGGTTACCCCTACATGATGATCCTCACCATGGGTCTGCTGAAAGCCATTCCGGAAGACCTGTACGAAGCGTCTGCCATCGACGGTGCCAACCCGCTGCACAACCTGCGCCATATCACCGTACCGATGATTATTAAACCGTTGATTCCGCTGTTGATTGCCAGCTTTGCCTTCAACTTTAACAACTTTGTACTCATCAACCTGCTGACCGGCGGTGGCCCGAACCTGATCGACGCCTCCACACCAGCGGGGGCCACGGACATTCTGGTGAGTTACACCTTCCGTATCGCCTTTGGCAGCTATGGGCAGGACTACGGCCTGGCGTCCGCCATTGCCGGTCTGATCTTTGTCATCGTTGGTGTTATCGCCTGGGCCAACCTGAAAGCCACCAGCAAACTGCAGGAGCAATAA
- the lamB gene encoding maltoporin, giving the protein MKALPLAAAVAAVVFSAGAAAADVQFSGYARSGLGMTGSGGDQWAFQATGAGSKYRMGNEAETYMELGLGSKVWEDGDKSFSFNSRMAYKTFQNKDWAAMHNHKWNEMALREAYVKGDNLFESMPGASLWAGQRFYQRQDIHMIDFYYYDISGPGAGLENVDVGFGKLNLAWTQNNDESDFQTGHGKFVGNMFDVRLNDIAVNTDGFLQLGLTYGTASENKNSDALKNKEKNGYMLTAEHTQTNFFGGFNKFVVQYATDAMSTWGMGAKGKTEPLNKDQKQKLLRVIDHGAFDLPNTNFSMSYVAMMNKLENDADTGRTWYTAGIRPQYHWNETMSTAVELGYDRVKFDKNASGIDADKTYNMTKITIAQQWSAGSSIWARPTIRVFGTYAKWNDKQALNGFRKDDKFDDVAYNEKFGSSKDGFTFGVQMEAWW; this is encoded by the coding sequence ATGAAAGCTTTACCACTGGCGGCTGCGGTTGCAGCGGTCGTTTTTTCAGCGGGTGCTGCGGCGGCTGATGTTCAATTTTCTGGTTATGCCCGTTCCGGTCTGGGCATGACCGGCAGCGGTGGCGACCAGTGGGCATTCCAGGCTACTGGCGCTGGCTCCAAGTATCGTATGGGTAACGAAGCAGAAACCTATATGGAACTGGGTCTGGGCAGCAAGGTTTGGGAAGACGGTGATAAGTCCTTCTCATTCAACAGCCGTATGGCGTACAAAACATTCCAGAATAAAGACTGGGCAGCAATGCACAATCATAAGTGGAATGAAATGGCTCTGCGTGAAGCCTACGTTAAAGGTGATAACCTGTTTGAATCCATGCCTGGTGCCAGCTTATGGGCAGGTCAGCGCTTCTACCAGCGTCAGGATATTCACATGATCGACTTCTACTACTACGATATTTCCGGACCAGGTGCGGGTCTGGAAAATGTTGATGTCGGTTTTGGTAAGCTGAACCTGGCCTGGACTCAGAATAATGATGAGTCTGACTTCCAGACTGGTCATGGTAAATTCGTTGGCAACATGTTCGATGTTCGCCTGAACGATATCGCTGTTAACACCGATGGTTTCCTGCAGCTGGGTCTGACCTATGGTACTGCTTCTGAGAACAAAAACTCTGATGCGCTCAAGAACAAGGAAAAGAACGGCTACATGCTGACAGCTGAGCATACTCAGACTAATTTCTTTGGTGGCTTTAACAAGTTTGTGGTTCAGTATGCTACTGACGCTATGAGTACTTGGGGAATGGGCGCTAAAGGTAAGACTGAGCCACTCAACAAAGACCAGAAACAAAAACTGTTGCGGGTTATTGATCACGGTGCTTTCGATTTGCCAAACACCAACTTCAGCATGAGCTATGTTGCCATGATGAATAAACTGGAAAACGATGCTGACACTGGCCGTACCTGGTACACCGCCGGTATTCGTCCTCAGTACCACTGGAACGAGACTATGAGCACTGCGGTTGAGCTGGGCTATGATCGCGTTAAGTTCGACAAGAACGCTTCCGGTATTGACGCTGACAAGACCTATAACATGACCAAAATTACCATTGCTCAGCAGTGGTCTGCGGGTTCCAGCATCTGGGCTCGTCCAACTATCCGTGTGTTCGGTACTTATGCCAAGTGGAACGATAAGCAGGCGCTTAACGGATTCCGTAAAGATGATAAGTTTGATGATGTTGCCTACAACGAGAAATTCGGTAGCAGCAAAGACGGCTTCACCTTCGGTGTCCAGATGGAAGCCTGGTGGTAA
- a CDS encoding LacI family DNA-binding transcriptional regulator, with protein sequence MARKKSEGHATILQVAAQAELSIATVSRVLNGGKYVSETTRKKVLDAAKKLDYQPNYMARQLHGQDDFSIGVILGLDLGTISPFALKVYEILKVHLQQKGYRAKRAKFSIDGQLETKAKAFIAIGIHESDPRLKSIHAEGLPVIYIGEPKEDAFWVSSNDEQGGFIATRHLLDNGCRTIYFVCLNGEHQVSRLRHAGYRRAMIEAGLIPSEIIEIGNSTGLPALDSYRRIRPLMESGLRPDGFVAFSDIVATGICMALTDLDKQVPQDVHVVGYDGIDNDRYHALTSVNQDIEGIAGKAASLVFEAIRNEAPRGEFLDVFLRQGHTTGEPVLTAKAG encoded by the coding sequence ATGGCACGTAAGAAATCTGAAGGTCATGCCACAATTCTTCAGGTCGCCGCCCAGGCCGAGCTTTCCATCGCTACCGTCAGCCGTGTACTGAACGGTGGAAAATATGTTTCAGAAACCACCCGCAAAAAGGTATTAGACGCTGCTAAAAAACTGGATTACCAGCCCAATTACATGGCTCGACAACTGCATGGTCAGGACGATTTCAGTATCGGCGTTATTCTGGGCCTGGACCTGGGAACCATTTCGCCCTTTGCCCTGAAAGTGTATGAAATCCTGAAAGTTCATCTCCAGCAAAAAGGTTACCGGGCCAAACGCGCTAAGTTCAGCATTGACGGTCAGCTGGAAACCAAAGCCAAAGCATTTATAGCCATCGGCATACACGAAAGCGACCCACGGTTAAAATCGATTCATGCAGAGGGCCTGCCAGTCATCTATATTGGCGAGCCAAAAGAAGATGCCTTCTGGGTGTCTTCCAACGATGAGCAGGGCGGTTTTATCGCCACCCGCCACCTGCTGGATAATGGTTGTCGCACCATCTATTTTGTTTGCCTCAACGGCGAACACCAGGTCTCCAGGTTAAGGCATGCCGGCTATCGCCGGGCGATGATTGAAGCCGGTCTGATTCCGTCAGAAATCATTGAGATTGGTAACAGCACCGGGTTGCCAGCACTGGACAGTTACCGTCGAATCCGCCCCCTGATGGAATCCGGTTTACGGCCTGATGGTTTTGTTGCCTTCTCGGATATTGTCGCCACCGGCATCTGCATGGCACTGACTGACCTCGACAAACAGGTACCTCAAGATGTGCATGTTGTGGGTTACGACGGTATCGACAATGATCGGTATCACGCCCTGACTTCAGTCAATCAGGACATTGAAGGCATCGCCGGCAAAGCCGCCAGCCTGGTGTTCGAAGCCATTCGCAATGAAGCCCCAAGAGGTGAATTTCTGGATGTTTTTCTGCGACAGGGGCATACCACAGGTGAGCCTGTACTGACTGCAAAAGCTGGCTGA
- the malQ gene encoding 4-alpha-glucanotransferase, which translates to MSDHQLINQLAGLCGISSEYLDADGLPVTITPENKIPPLQAMGFDSGSKQSIKKAIEQKLSEKWQQTIPAVAVLHQDKPFAIDIRLSEKKLPEQFKITVTLEYGEVRIFRRELNDLTIIEKGKTGKDPKVCLSLPLPADLPLGYHQLEVEGIGSTCSLIVAPETCYEPEALIKGGKIWGSGIQLYSVRSKNNWGMGDYRDLNDMVSQLADNGADFVGLNPVHALYADNPLHCSPYSPSSRTYSNVLYINPEQVPEFSECEVARQRFAEEDFQSRLSEAQQQDYVDYETVASLKFEILEKLYDFFCKVHLKQNTDRAAAFIDYCNENGESLRQFATFDALFEHFRKQDPMNWGWPCWPQAYQTPDTKEVKAFVKKNEKRIRYFEFLQWLASEQFAVAQKTATDKGMMVGVYRDLAVGVDRGGADTWSNPSLYCLDASTGAPPDALGPQGQNWGLPPFNPMVLQEQKYEPFIRMIRNNMRDCGALRIDHAMGLFRLWWCPNGKSAAYGAYVHYPLQDLLGIIKLESRRLNCLVFGEDLGTVPKEIEAALPPARLYSSLNGIHLQEGDRYPMPDTYKPRAMANLTCHDTPPLKGWWEEKDLDVANGLGIFDDERTHKERIDREYTRKAVVNTLAMIGELPYGINPHAENSPAFSRELMERFTYYLALASSQITNVQLEDCMMINTSVNVPGTSTEYPNWRRRLTENLDEFFAKEDNRRFFHNISQCRKA; encoded by the coding sequence ATGTCAGATCACCAGTTGATTAATCAGCTCGCCGGGCTGTGCGGTATTTCCAGTGAATACCTGGATGCCGATGGATTGCCGGTTACTATTACCCCTGAAAATAAAATCCCGCCCTTACAGGCCATGGGCTTTGATTCAGGCAGTAAGCAGTCCATTAAAAAAGCCATTGAACAGAAACTCAGCGAGAAGTGGCAGCAAACGATTCCTGCTGTTGCCGTACTGCACCAGGACAAGCCTTTTGCCATCGATATTCGCCTGTCTGAAAAAAAGCTGCCTGAACAGTTTAAAATTACCGTTACCCTGGAATACGGCGAAGTTCGTATTTTCCGGCGTGAACTGAACGACCTAACGATTATTGAAAAGGGCAAAACCGGCAAAGACCCTAAGGTCTGCCTGTCACTGCCCCTGCCTGCTGACCTGCCTCTGGGCTATCACCAGCTGGAAGTTGAAGGTATCGGTTCAACCTGTTCTTTAATCGTGGCTCCGGAAACCTGCTATGAACCGGAAGCCCTGATAAAGGGTGGAAAAATCTGGGGTTCTGGTATCCAGTTGTATTCTGTTCGCTCCAAAAACAACTGGGGCATGGGCGACTACCGGGACCTGAACGATATGGTCAGCCAGCTGGCCGATAACGGTGCTGACTTTGTAGGTCTGAACCCGGTGCATGCCCTGTACGCCGACAACCCACTGCACTGCTCACCTTATAGCCCATCCAGCCGTACTTACAGCAACGTGCTTTACATCAACCCTGAACAGGTGCCTGAGTTTAGCGAGTGTGAAGTGGCACGACAGCGCTTTGCTGAAGAAGACTTCCAAAGTCGTCTGTCCGAAGCACAACAGCAGGATTACGTTGATTATGAAACCGTCGCTTCCCTGAAGTTTGAAATACTGGAAAAGCTATACGACTTCTTCTGCAAGGTACATCTGAAACAGAACACGGATCGTGCTGCTGCATTCATTGATTACTGTAACGAGAACGGTGAGAGCCTCCGTCAGTTTGCGACGTTTGACGCACTGTTTGAACACTTCCGCAAACAAGACCCGATGAACTGGGGCTGGCCTTGCTGGCCTCAGGCTTACCAGACGCCAGACACGAAAGAAGTGAAAGCGTTTGTTAAAAAGAATGAAAAGCGAATTCGTTACTTTGAATTCCTGCAATGGCTGGCCAGTGAACAGTTTGCTGTCGCCCAGAAAACCGCTACGGACAAAGGCATGATGGTGGGCGTCTACCGCGATCTGGCCGTCGGCGTTGATCGTGGTGGCGCGGATACCTGGAGCAACCCGAGCCTGTACTGTCTGGATGCCAGCACCGGCGCGCCACCCGATGCCCTTGGGCCACAGGGTCAGAACTGGGGGCTGCCGCCGTTTAATCCGATGGTTCTGCAAGAACAGAAGTACGAGCCATTTATCCGCATGATTCGCAATAACATGCGCGACTGTGGCGCACTGCGTATTGACCATGCCATGGGGCTGTTCCGTCTGTGGTGGTGCCCGAACGGCAAGAGCGCCGCTTATGGCGCTTATGTTCACTATCCTCTGCAGGACCTGCTGGGCATTATAAAACTGGAAAGCCGTCGTCTGAATTGTCTGGTGTTTGGTGAGGACCTGGGTACCGTTCCAAAGGAAATCGAAGCAGCCCTGCCACCAGCGCGCCTCTATTCAAGCCTTAATGGTATTCACCTGCAGGAAGGCGACCGCTATCCAATGCCCGACACGTACAAACCCCGGGCCATGGCAAACCTGACCTGTCACGATACACCGCCACTGAAAGGATGGTGGGAAGAGAAGGACCTTGACGTTGCGAACGGTCTGGGCATCTTTGATGATGAGCGTACCCATAAAGAACGCATCGACCGGGAATACACCCGCAAAGCCGTTGTGAATACGCTGGCAATGATCGGTGAGCTGCCTTATGGCATTAACCCTCACGCAGAGAATAGCCCGGCCTTCAGTCGTGAGTTGATGGAGCGCTTTACCTACTATCTGGCACTGGCCAGCTCCCAGATCACCAATGTACAGCTGGAAGACTGCATGATGATCAACACGTCGGTTAATGTCCCCGGCACCAGCACCGAGTACCCGAACTGGCGTCGTCGTTTAACGGAGAACCTTGACGAGTTTTTTGCTAAAGAAGACAACCGTCGTTTCTTCCATAACATTTCCCAGTGTCGTAAGGCGTAA
- a CDS encoding ABC transporter ATP-binding protein yields the protein MAELKLSGLDKSYDGGNSYVLKNINLDINDGEFVAFVGPSGCGKSTLLRMICGLEDITDGNLEIDHERVNDMPPNERRVGMVFQSYALYPHMTVAENMAFGLKLAKVSKPVIDERVKDAARILQLEPLLDRKPKAMSGGQRQRVAIGRSIVQEPRVFLFDEPLSNLDVALRVQMRQELSRIHSRLKTTAVYVTHDQVEAMTLADKIVVLSPLAQGAESNLEQVGAPLELFHHPRNKFVAGFIGSPKMNFFRGEIVEAGAEKTIVRLETGEQIVACNDTSSAKAGDKVTLGIRPQDALAEAEGDNIITGTIKALERLGTESFVYLNHPAIEEDFILRIEDSRRREEGSEFKVGVPEESCHLFNESGLAFARTKAPHYD from the coding sequence ATGGCTGAACTGAAACTGTCAGGACTGGATAAAAGTTACGATGGTGGCAACTCTTACGTTCTGAAAAACATTAACCTGGATATTAACGACGGTGAGTTCGTTGCCTTTGTTGGCCCGTCCGGCTGCGGAAAATCAACCCTGCTGCGTATGATTTGTGGTCTGGAAGATATCACCGACGGTAATCTGGAAATTGACCATGAACGTGTGAACGACATGCCACCCAACGAGCGCCGTGTGGGCATGGTGTTCCAGTCTTATGCCCTGTATCCCCACATGACCGTGGCTGAAAACATGGCGTTCGGCCTGAAACTGGCGAAAGTCAGCAAGCCTGTTATCGACGAACGGGTTAAAGATGCCGCCCGCATTCTGCAACTGGAGCCTCTGCTGGATCGTAAGCCCAAAGCCATGTCCGGTGGTCAGCGTCAGCGGGTAGCCATTGGCCGTTCGATTGTTCAGGAGCCAAGGGTTTTCCTGTTCGATGAACCCCTGTCCAACCTGGACGTTGCCCTGCGGGTACAGATGCGTCAGGAACTGTCCCGCATCCACAGTCGTCTGAAAACCACTGCCGTTTATGTAACCCATGACCAGGTGGAAGCCATGACCCTGGCTGACAAGATTGTGGTGCTCAGCCCGCTGGCACAGGGCGCAGAAAGCAACCTGGAACAAGTGGGCGCACCACTGGAGCTGTTCCACCACCCGCGCAACAAGTTTGTTGCGGGCTTTATTGGCTCACCAAAGATGAACTTCTTCCGGGGTGAAATTGTGGAAGCCGGTGCAGAGAAGACCATTGTCCGCCTGGAAACCGGCGAACAGATTGTTGCCTGCAATGATACCTCTTCAGCAAAAGCCGGTGACAAAGTCACACTGGGTATTCGCCCTCAGGATGCACTGGCTGAAGCAGAAGGTGACAATATCATCACCGGCACAATCAAAGCGCTTGAGCGCCTGGGTACAGAATCTTTTGTATATCTGAATCATCCGGCGATTGAGGAAGACTTTATTTTAAGAATCGAAGACTCCCGTCGTCGGGAAGAAGGCTCTGAATTCAAAGTCGGCGTACCTGAAGAAAGCTGCCACTTGTTTAATGAAAGTGGTCTGGCATTCGCACGCACCAAAGCGCCCCATTACGATTAA
- the malE gene encoding maltose/maltodextrin ABC transporter substrate-binding protein MalE, giving the protein MIKQLANTVTKTLASPMAVAALARKTLTAATIAVSMTIGASTAQAFSDDELVLWVGGDKAYKGIREIGKIFEEDTGIKVKVEIPENLTDRFQQSAASGSGPDILFWAHDRFGEWAQSGLLAPLKPSSPFKREVADLGWDAVSVNNKVYGYPISMEAISLIYNKKILSEPPKAYEEMFTLDTRLKKANKDMTTIMWDQVQPYFTMPMLAADGGYVFKKTATGYDVKNTGVNNKGAMAGAKMLTDLIDKKVLPKGVDYGVMESTFNKGKSAMMISGPWSWANLEKSGIDYGVAPLPSINGQRSKAFVGVWSAALNNASPNKALAKEFLENYLLIDDGLRTMNKDVPLGAVANKSYMKELQKDPRISATYDNAMNGMIMPNVPEMGKFWSAMEAALKNITSGRQGYKEALNDAAKRIVD; this is encoded by the coding sequence ATGATCAAACAACTTGCCAACACAGTGACTAAAACACTCGCCAGCCCAATGGCCGTTGCGGCTCTTGCCAGGAAAACTCTCACCGCCGCAACGATAGCTGTGAGCATGACAATAGGGGCGTCGACAGCCCAGGCTTTCAGTGACGATGAGCTGGTTCTGTGGGTTGGGGGCGATAAGGCATACAAGGGTATACGGGAAATAGGCAAAATCTTTGAAGAAGATACCGGCATCAAGGTCAAAGTAGAAATCCCGGAAAACCTGACCGACCGTTTCCAGCAGTCAGCGGCATCGGGCAGTGGGCCAGACATTCTGTTCTGGGCTCACGACCGCTTTGGCGAGTGGGCGCAAAGCGGCCTTTTAGCTCCGCTCAAGCCATCCTCCCCTTTTAAGCGAGAAGTCGCTGACCTTGGCTGGGATGCCGTATCGGTAAACAATAAAGTCTATGGTTACCCCATTTCAATGGAAGCCATCAGCCTGATCTACAACAAGAAAATACTGTCCGAGCCACCAAAAGCCTATGAAGAAATGTTTACCCTGGACACCCGGTTGAAAAAGGCCAACAAGGACATGACCACTATTATGTGGGATCAGGTACAACCGTATTTCACCATGCCCATGCTGGCAGCCGATGGGGGTTATGTCTTCAAGAAAACCGCAACGGGTTACGATGTCAAAAACACGGGCGTTAATAATAAAGGTGCCATGGCCGGGGCAAAGATGCTGACCGACCTGATTGATAAAAAGGTTCTGCCCAAGGGGGTTGATTACGGTGTTATGGAGTCCACTTTTAACAAGGGCAAAAGTGCCATGATGATCAGCGGCCCCTGGTCCTGGGCCAACCTGGAAAAAAGTGGTATCGATTATGGGGTCGCGCCCCTGCCCAGCATCAACGGCCAGCGTTCAAAAGCCTTTGTCGGTGTCTGGAGTGCTGCCCTGAATAACGCCAGTCCAAATAAGGCGCTGGCTAAAGAGTTTCTGGAAAACTACCTGCTGATTGACGACGGACTGCGTACGATGAATAAAGATGTGCCACTCGGTGCCGTTGCCAACAAATCCTATATGAAAGAGCTGCAAAAAGACCCTCGCATCAGCGCCACTTACGATAACGCCATGAACGGGATGATAATGCCTAACGTTCCCGAGATGGGCAAATTCTGGTCTGCCATGGAAGCTGCGTTGAAGAACATCACCAGCGGACGCCAGGGCTATAAAGAAGCACTGAATGACGCAGCCAAACGTATCGTCGACTAA
- the malG gene encoding maltose ABC transporter permease MalG, giving the protein MAMVQPRNLKYRVWAARLFLIVFLCLIMFPFLMIISVSFRSGNFATGSLIPSNPSLEHWAMALGIPWEAADGTIMEPTFPVLTWLWNSVKISVVTSAFILLLSTTGAYAFARLRFRFKQGLLQMMMIMQMFPAVLALVAFHAIFDKLGNFIPWLGLNTHGALTIAYLGGVTMNIWLIKGYFESIDNALEESAAIDGATPWQAFRHILLPLSVPILAVVFILAFIATIGEYPVASVLVQDMDKLTLAVGANQFLNPQNYLWGDFAASAVLTGLPITIIFLTAQRYLVSGLTAGGVKG; this is encoded by the coding sequence ATGGCAATGGTGCAACCAAGAAACCTGAAATACCGTGTCTGGGCAGCCCGACTGTTTCTGATCGTGTTCCTGTGCCTGATCATGTTTCCGTTCCTGATGATCATTTCCGTATCATTCCGGTCCGGTAACTTTGCCACAGGCAGCCTGATTCCCAGTAATCCGAGTCTGGAGCACTGGGCCATGGCCCTGGGTATTCCCTGGGAAGCGGCTGACGGCACTATTATGGAGCCAACCTTTCCGGTACTGACCTGGCTGTGGAACTCCGTGAAAATCAGCGTTGTGACATCCGCGTTTATTCTGCTGCTGTCCACTACCGGCGCGTATGCCTTTGCCCGCCTGCGCTTCCGCTTCAAGCAGGGGCTGCTGCAAATGATGATGATTATGCAGATGTTCCCGGCGGTACTGGCACTGGTGGCCTTCCACGCCATCTTCGACAAACTGGGCAACTTTATCCCATGGCTGGGGCTGAATACCCATGGCGCGCTGACCATCGCTTACCTGGGCGGTGTGACCATGAACATCTGGCTGATCAAAGGTTACTTTGAAAGCATTGATAATGCCCTGGAAGAGTCCGCCGCCATTGACGGCGCAACCCCCTGGCAGGCCTTCCGCCATATTCTGCTCCCCCTGTCGGTGCCGATTCTGGCGGTGGTGTTTATCCTGGCGTTTATTGCCACGATTGGTGAATACCCGGTGGCTTCCGTACTGGTGCAGGACATGGATAAACTGACGCTGGCCGTGGGTGCCAACCAGTTCCTGAACCCGCAGAACTATCTCTGGGGTGACTTTGCCGCTTCTGCGGTACTGACCGGCCTGCCGATCACGATTATCTTTCTGACGGCACAGCGCTACCTGGTCAGCGGACTCACCGCAGGCGGCGTTAAAGGTTAA
- the malE gene encoding maltose/maltodextrin ABC transporter substrate-binding protein MalE: MLKKSLAAAIALTVAASTAHAFSKDELTIWVGGDKAHQGISKVGELFEEDMGIKVRVEIPENITDRFQQAAATGQGPDILLWAHDRYGEWAQSGLLAEVKPSKSFYDGIVDLGWQATTINGKIYGYPVAMEAIGLIYNKDIIKEAPKTYEEMFTLHDELKKKDKEMATIMWDQVQPYFSMPMLASNGGYVFKETQSGYDVKTVGVNNKGAKKGAQMFAKMIEKDVLPRGVDYGVMDSTFNNGKAAMMVTGPWAWSNLDKSDINYGVAPLPTIDGSPARAFVGVWGATINNATPNKDLAQEFLENYLLSKDGLKTMNNDVPLGAVANKAFMEELKSDPRIAATYEGAMNGLLMPNVPEMGKFWSSMEAALNNIANGREEVNAALDNAAKRIAN, translated from the coding sequence ATGTTAAAGAAATCCCTCGCCGCAGCTATTGCGCTAACGGTTGCAGCAAGCACTGCTCATGCGTTTTCAAAAGACGAACTGACCATCTGGGTCGGTGGCGACAAAGCTCACCAGGGCATCAGCAAGGTGGGTGAGCTGTTTGAAGAAGATATGGGCATCAAAGTCCGTGTAGAAATCCCGGAAAACATCACCGACCGCTTCCAGCAGGCAGCTGCCACCGGTCAGGGTCCGGACATTCTGTTGTGGGCCCATGACCGTTATGGTGAGTGGGCTCAGTCCGGCCTGCTGGCAGAAGTTAAGCCTTCCAAATCTTTCTACGACGGCATCGTCGACCTGGGCTGGCAGGCTACCACCATCAATGGCAAGATTTATGGCTACCCGGTTGCCATGGAAGCCATTGGCCTGATCTACAACAAGGACATCATCAAAGAAGCACCAAAAACTTACGAAGAGATGTTCACCCTGCATGACGAACTGAAGAAGAAAGACAAGGAAATGGCCACCATTATGTGGGACCAGGTTCAGCCTTACTTCTCCATGCCGATGCTGGCGTCTAACGGCGGTTACGTCTTCAAGGAAACCCAGTCCGGCTACGATGTTAAAACCGTTGGCGTGAACAACAAAGGTGCCAAGAAAGGCGCGCAGATGTTCGCCAAAATGATTGAAAAAGACGTTCTGCCACGGGGCGTTGACTACGGTGTCATGGATTCCACCTTCAACAACGGCAAGGCAGCCATGATGGTTACCGGCCCATGGGCATGGTCAAACCTGGACAAGTCCGACATCAACTACGGCGTTGCGCCACTGCCGACCATTGACGGCAGCCCGGCTCGTGCGTTCGTAGGCGTCTGGGGTGCCACCATTAATAACGCCACGCCCAACAAGGATCTGGCGCAGGAATTTCTGGAAAACTACCTGCTGAGTAAAGACGGCCTGAAAACCATGAACAACGATGTGCCCCTGGGCGCGGTGGCCAACAAGGCGTTTATGGAAGAGCTGAAGTCTGATCCACGCATTGCGGCTACCTATGAAGGTGCCATGAACGGTCTGCTGATGCCAAACGTCCCGGAAATGGGCAAGTTCTGGAGCTCCATGGAAGCTGCCCTGAACAACATCGCCAATGGTCGTGAAGAAGTGAACGCCGCTCTCGATAACGCCGCTAAACGTATTGCCAACTGA